CCTCGCCTCGGCGATGGACGGCGTCGTCTCCCCGCGCACCGCGGGGATCATCGGCAAGCTCGGCGGTCTCGCCGTCCTGAACCTCGAGGGCATCTTCGCCCGCTACGAGGACGCGGAGGGCATGCTCGAGCGCATCTCGCAGCTCCCCAAGGAGATCGCGACGCGCGAGATGCAGGAGATCTACAAGGCGCCGATCGACGAGGACCTCATGGTCCAGCGCATCCGCGAGATCAAGGAGCAGGGCGTCGTCACCGCCGCCTCCCTGACCCCGCAGCGCGTCAACCGGTACTACGAGAAGGTCCTCGACGCCGGCCTCGACGTCCTGGTCATCCAGGGCACCGTCGTCTCCGCCGAGCACGTCTCGAAGACCTCCGAGCCGCTGAACCTCAAGGAGTTCATCGCCGAGCTCCCGGTGCCGGTCGTCGTCGGTGGCTGTGCCAGCTACCACACGGGCCTGCACCTCATGCGCACGGGCGCGGCCGGCGTGCTCGTGGGCGTCGGCCCGGGCCAGGCGTGCACCACGCGCGGCGTGCTCGGCCTCGGCGTCCCGCAGGCGACGGCGATCGCCGACGTCGCGGGCGCCCGCTCCCAGCACATGCTCGAGACCGGCGAGTACGTCCAGGTCATCGCCGACGGCGGCATGCGCACCGGTGGCGACGTCGCCAAGGCCTTCGCCTGCGGCGCCGACGCGACGATGATCGGCTCCCCGCTGGCGCGCGCCCACGAGGCGCCGGGCCGCGGCTTCCACTGGGGCATGGCGACGTTCCACCCGACGCTCCCGCGCGGCGCGCGGGTGGCGACGGTGCAGAACGGCACGCTCGAGGAGATCCTCGTCGGCCCGGCCCGCGAGAACGACGGCACGTTCAACCTCATGGGCGCGCTGCGGACCTCGATGGCCACCTGCGGCTACCAGGACATCGCCGAGTTCAACCGGGCCGAGCTGATGATCGCCCCGTCGCTGCAGACCGAGGGCAAGTCGCTGCAGACCTCGCAGGGCGTGGGCATGGGCTCGCGCGGTGCGAGCGCCCTCGTCAACGCCGGCGCCGGCGAGTCCAACGGCGCGGCGTCCAAGACCCCGGCCCTCTCCGCGTAGGGGACCGGGGGCGCGCGCGTGACGACGCACGGGGTGCCGACGGCGGCCACGGCCGCCACCGAGCTCGCGGACGAGTCGGCCCCCGTCGACGTCCCGCGCGCGACCGACGAGGTCGTCGTCCTCGACTACGGCGGGCAGTACTCGCAGCTCATCGCGCGCCGCGTGCGCGAGTGCGGGGTGTTCAGCGAGCTGCTGCCCCACCACGTCGGGGCCGACGAGGTCGCGCGACGCAAGCCCAAGGGCGTGATCCTCAGCGGCGGGCCTGCGTCGGTGTACGCCGACGGCGCGCCGCGCCTCGAGAAGGAGCTGCTGGACCTCGGGGTCCCGGTGCTGGGCATCTGCTACGGCATGCAGCTGCTGGCCAACGAGCTCGGCGGCCGCGTCGAGGGGGCCGAGGTCGGCGAGTTCGGCCGCTCGCAGCTCACGGTCCGCGAGCCGGGCCGGCTGCTCGAGGGCCTGCCTGCCGAGCAGCGCTGCTGGATGTCGCACCGCGACACGGTCTACGCCGCGCCCGAGGGGTTCACCGAGCTCGCGTCCTCCACCGAGTCCCCGGTCGCGGCGTTCGAGTCGGTCGAGCGCGGGATCTACGGGATCCAGTACCACCCGGAGGTCGTCCACACCCCGTACGGCCAGGACGTGCTCAAGCGCTTCCTGGGCGACGTGTGCGAGTGCGACATGACCTGGTCGGCGGCCTCGATCGTCGAGGAGCAGGTCGCGCGCATCCGCGAGCAGGTCGGCGACGCGAAGGTCATCTGCGGCCTGTCGGGCGGCGTCGACTCGTCGGTCGCGGCCGTGCTCGTGCACAAGGCCATCGGCGACCAGCTCACCTGCATCTTCGTCGACCACGGCCTCATGCGAAAGGGCGAGGGCGACCAGGTCATCAAGGCCTTCCGCGAGCACTACGGCATCCCGCTGGTCGCGGTCGACGCCGAGGAGCGCTTCCTGGAGAAGCTCAAGGGCGTCACCGAGCCCGAGGCCAAGCGCAAGCTCATCGGCGCCGAGTTCATCCGCGTCTTCGAGGAGGAGGCGGCCAAGGTGGGGGACGCCAAGTTCCTCGTCCAGGGCACGCTCTACTCCGACGTCATCGAGTCCGGCGGCGGCACCGGCGCGGCGACGATCAAGTCCCACCACAACGTCGGCGGCCTCCCCGAGGACCTCGAGTTCGAGCTCGTCGAGCCGCTGCGCGCCCTCTTCAAGGACGAGGTCCGCGCCGTGGGCGCCGAGCTCGGCCTCCCCGAGCGCCTCGTCTGGCGCCAGCCCTTCCCGGGCCCGGGCCTCGCGATCCGCGTCGTCGGCGGCGAGGCCACCAAGGAGCGCCTCGACGTCCTGCGCGACGCCGACTACATCCTCCAGGACGAGATCCGCAAGGCCGGCCTGTACCGCGAGCTCTGGCAGTCCTTCTGCGTCCTGCCCGACGTCCGCACCGTCGGCGTCCAGGGCGACGAGCGCACCTACGGCTACGTCGTCGTCATCCGCGCCGTCACCTCCGACGACGCCATGACCGCCGACTGGGCCCGCCTCCCCTACGACCTCCTCGAGCAGATCGCCTCGCGGATGATCAACGAGCTGCGCGAAGTGAACCGGGTCGTGCTGGACATCACGTCCAAGCCGCCCGGGACCATTGAGTGGGAGTAGGGCGGGCGCATTTGTCGTGGCGCCGGTCGCTCGCCCTGGCCAGCTCCGATGTCAATTTGCGTCCTTCCGCCCAGAGGCTGACGAATTCGAAGACCTGCTGGGCAACTGCGCGGGACGACTTCATCTAGGAGCCGTCACGGCCTTTGCTGCATCCTGCCTTCGGGCTGCTGACTGAGCGGTCTTTCGCACGGTCCGGCGACAGGCCGCTGCGCTAACCCCATCATCGGCGCCATCGTGCTCCTCTCTCACCTGTAGTGGCTCGAGCGAGAGCAGGCCCAGGACAACGGCAGGGTCCGTTCGCGATGAACATGCAGGCCTTCCGGTGGGACCCCGACCCAGCCCGCCCGGCGCCGGTGCTCGTGCCTCCCGACGGACGTGGACTGCTTGTTGACGTCGATCGGCGCTGAGCCTGCGTCCGTTGGAGGCCATTCGCGGCGCGGAGCACCAGCGGTCTGACTTCTCCACTGGATTGAACGACCCCCGACAGCGGGCTCCCGGAGGGCGGGCCGCAGCAGCACGCGCGCGCACGAGCGGCCCGCCGATGCGGTGAGCCGGCCAAGAACACAGGGCCTGCGTGGCCCGGGCCTCGTGCAGGTCGGTGCGTACCCCTGGCAGCCTGAAGTGCCCGGCAGCTCAGCGTGAGCAAAGAGGACGGTGTAGCCGACCACGGTGAGAGTCTTCGACCATGTCACGGCGAACGGGGAGAAACGATCCATGCCCGTGCGGAAGCGGGCAGAGATTCAAGCGCTGCTGTCTCGGCCGAGACGTCGTAGCGCCGGCCGGGATCGAGACGGTCGCCGCTGTTGAGACACCAGCCAAAGCCGACGCAGACGCGGTCACCCTCCTCGTCGAGACATCGAACGGCTGGATGCGCAGGACCGTGCCGGCCGCCTCCCCTCTGCGCCCTGCCCCCTCGCATGGCGCGGCGGCCGAGAACGCGACGCATGACGCGGCGACGACGTGGGGTCTGCCGGACTTCGCGTACCGACCCAAGACCGAACTCTGCCGTCCGGGTGCGTGAGCTCGGCGACGGCTTCCTCATCGTGGGAGTGCTCGGTGTGACCCTCCAGGTCAAGAGTCGTGAGATCCCCTCCGGGGATCTGGAAAAAGAGCGGCGTTGGCTTACGAAGAAGATCGCGGCCGCGTTGAAACAAGGGCAGGGGACGATTCGGCGTATGCGCCGCGCTCCGGTCGAGCTCGTAAACATGCGCGACCGCGCGGTGACCGTCCACGGACGCGACCTGCGATGGCTGAATGTCGTGGTCATCGACCATCCCGAGATCCCTAACGACCTGACCCCCGAGCTTCACACCTCGGACCCTGCGGTGGTGCTACTGCGCCGCGACTGGGAGTTTCTGTTCGATCAGCTGAAGTCGACGCATGCGGTCGCTTCCTACCTCGAGCGAGTGGCCGGTGAGCCCCATGATCTGGGGCGCGAGACGGCTCGCTATTACGAGCTCGCGCTGGCGGACGCTGATGCGGAGCCGGAGGCGCTGGATCCAGCGTTGATCGGGCACGGCACGCCGGTGTCGGTGCCATTGCTTCCGCTTGAGCCCGCCGCGACGAGTGATCGGCGCCAGCATGTGATGGTCCGGGCGCTGCTCGAGGACATTGCGGAGACGCGGCTCCGAACCATTGAGGAAGGGGACCGGGTTCGCGTGCTCGCGGAACTGGACTCTCTCCCGGTGGGCCAGCGCGCCGGTGT
The DNA window shown above is from Conexibacter sp. SYSU D00693 and carries:
- a CDS encoding GuaB3 family IMP dehydrogenase-related protein, translating into MEIEIGRGKKARRAYGFDDIAIVPSRRTRDPDDVDISWKLGDYRFELPLLASAMDGVVSPRTAGIIGKLGGLAVLNLEGIFARYEDAEGMLERISQLPKEIATREMQEIYKAPIDEDLMVQRIREIKEQGVVTAASLTPQRVNRYYEKVLDAGLDVLVIQGTVVSAEHVSKTSEPLNLKEFIAELPVPVVVGGCASYHTGLHLMRTGAAGVLVGVGPGQACTTRGVLGLGVPQATAIADVAGARSQHMLETGEYVQVIADGGMRTGGDVAKAFACGADATMIGSPLARAHEAPGRGFHWGMATFHPTLPRGARVATVQNGTLEEILVGPARENDGTFNLMGALRTSMATCGYQDIAEFNRAELMIAPSLQTEGKSLQTSQGVGMGSRGASALVNAGAGESNGAASKTPALSA
- the guaA gene encoding glutamine-hydrolyzing GMP synthase, which gives rise to MTTHGVPTAATAATELADESAPVDVPRATDEVVVLDYGGQYSQLIARRVRECGVFSELLPHHVGADEVARRKPKGVILSGGPASVYADGAPRLEKELLDLGVPVLGICYGMQLLANELGGRVEGAEVGEFGRSQLTVREPGRLLEGLPAEQRCWMSHRDTVYAAPEGFTELASSTESPVAAFESVERGIYGIQYHPEVVHTPYGQDVLKRFLGDVCECDMTWSAASIVEEQVARIREQVGDAKVICGLSGGVDSSVAAVLVHKAIGDQLTCIFVDHGLMRKGEGDQVIKAFREHYGIPLVAVDAEERFLEKLKGVTEPEAKRKLIGAEFIRVFEEEAAKVGDAKFLVQGTLYSDVIESGGGTGAATIKSHHNVGGLPEDLEFELVEPLRALFKDEVRAVGAELGLPERLVWRQPFPGPGLAIRVVGGEATKERLDVLRDADYILQDEIRKAGLYRELWQSFCVLPDVRTVGVQGDERTYGYVVVIRAVTSDDAMTADWARLPYDLLEQIASRMINELREVNRVVLDITSKPPGTIEWE
- a CDS encoding SEC-C metal-binding domain-containing protein; this translates as MSRRTGRNDPCPCGSGQRFKRCCLGRDVVAPAGIETVAAVETPAKADADAVTLLVETSNGWMRRTVPAASPLRPAPSHGAAAENATHDAATTWGLPDFAYRPKTELCRPGA